The Pseudomonadota bacterium genome includes a region encoding these proteins:
- a CDS encoding efflux RND transporter periplasmic adaptor subunit — MSDSNAPSHRLGTDRSTSPCRIASLLLLVALITACSDSTGLPQADADPGRPVRVAEVTETGRSGSLRLPGVTRAVERAELAFLHPGQLAERPIGLGTPVSAGQTLAVLRNPSLMPGVAAAEARVRELDEQIEQLERDTRRLEDLHERGLIATEELERTRAQRNAAREGRDQARAQLEEARDQLEEARLRAPFDGRIVAFHAEPGQFVAAGQPVMSISSERRLEVELALPAGLSRQLEIGTTLTVRQLAHAQAAKASVREIGLAAPGQPARVIIDLEPSDQSLWQPGQPVQVELGWLGETGLSVPLAALLDTGSGISQVFRVNQGRAEAVPVVVGELLHGRVRINGDLSTGDRIVIAGHSQLLDGERVRVLP; from the coding sequence ATGTCCGATTCAAACGCCCCTTCCCACCGCCTCGGGACTGACCGGTCGACCAGTCCATGCCGGATCGCAAGCCTGCTCCTGCTCGTCGCGCTGATCACCGCCTGCAGTGACTCAACCGGGCTTCCGCAGGCCGATGCCGACCCCGGCCGGCCGGTGCGAGTCGCTGAAGTCACCGAAACCGGGCGCAGCGGCAGTTTGCGTCTGCCCGGTGTCACGCGCGCCGTAGAGCGGGCTGAACTGGCGTTCCTTCATCCCGGCCAGCTGGCCGAGCGCCCGATCGGCCTGGGCACGCCGGTCAGCGCCGGGCAGACCCTGGCAGTACTGCGCAACCCGTCGCTGATGCCCGGTGTGGCTGCAGCCGAGGCACGGGTGCGCGAACTCGACGAGCAAATCGAACAGCTCGAACGCGATACGCGCCGGCTCGAAGACCTGCACGAACGCGGACTGATCGCCACCGAGGAGCTCGAACGCACGCGTGCCCAGCGCAACGCCGCGCGCGAAGGACGAGACCAGGCCCGCGCACAGCTCGAGGAAGCGCGCGACCAGCTCGAGGAGGCGCGGCTGCGCGCGCCGTTCGATGGCCGGATCGTCGCGTTCCATGCCGAACCGGGCCAGTTTGTCGCCGCCGGCCAGCCGGTCATGTCGATCAGTTCAGAGCGACGCCTGGAGGTGGAGCTGGCCCTGCCGGCAGGCCTGTCACGACAACTCGAAATCGGCACCACCCTAACCGTTCGACAACTCGCGCATGCCCAAGCGGCAAAGGCAAGCGTGCGTGAGATCGGTCTGGCTGCACCGGGTCAGCCGGCCCGGGTCATCATCGATCTGGAGCCGTCCGATCAGTCGCTGTGGCAACCTGGCCAACCTGTCCAGGTGGAGTTGGGCTGGCTCGGCGAAACCGGCTTGAGTGTACCCCTGGCGGCGTTGCTCGACACCGGAAGCGGGATCAGCCAGGTGTTTCGGGTGAACCAGGGGCGGGCCGAGGCTGTCCCCGTGGTGGTCGGCGAACTGCTGCACGGGCGCGTCCGGATCAATGGCGATCTGAGCACCGGTGACCGGATCGTCATTGCCGGACACAGCCAGCTGCTTGACGGAGAACGCGTGCGGGTGCTGCCATGA
- a CDS encoding TetR/AcrR family transcriptional regulator, which translates to MNEYATRDPDLTRARILDASLALFLDQGFAAVTMREIAERSGVTKSLIHHHFGTKEALWEAVKEYAFLHYYEAQKEELTTAREPNVELLRSGVVRFFEFLRSNPQAVRLFALTHLEGDTSCSHLDEELAALGAERVRQAQQRGLLRDDINPMHVVAMFINVCTQWFEAHDHHARWPGIGSDDDFLEDFLKVFMDGLQPHHSTTSQ; encoded by the coding sequence ATGAACGAATATGCCACCCGTGATCCTGACCTGACCCGCGCAAGGATTCTCGACGCGTCGCTCGCGCTGTTTCTCGACCAGGGCTTCGCAGCCGTCACCATGCGCGAGATCGCCGAACGCTCCGGGGTGACCAAAAGCCTGATTCATCACCATTTCGGCACCAAGGAGGCCCTGTGGGAGGCGGTCAAGGAATACGCCTTCCTGCACTACTACGAGGCCCAGAAGGAAGAGCTGACCACAGCGCGCGAGCCCAATGTCGAACTGCTGCGCAGCGGCGTTGTGCGTTTTTTCGAGTTTCTGCGCAGCAACCCGCAGGCCGTGCGTCTGTTCGCGCTCACCCATCTCGAGGGCGATACCAGCTGCAGTCATCTCGACGAGGAACTCGCCGCGCTGGGCGCCGAGCGCGTCCGTCAGGCCCAGCAGCGCGGGCTGCTGCGCGACGACATCAACCCGATGCATGTCGTGGCGATGTTCATCAACGTCTGTACCCAATGGTTCGAGGCGCATGATCACCACGCCCGGTGGCCAGGCATCGGCAGCGATGACGATTTTCTCGAAGATTTCCTGAAAGTCTTCATGGACGGACTTCAACCGCACCACTCCACCACCAGCCAGTAG
- a CDS encoding TIGR03032 family protein, with translation MFAGAWRLPNGLDAAQLLYQTIVADALKDKDGNPVVIKPPGTRPPAPAPQAAPASAARPGQPQRTPTTTEASPQPAARPGAPQRAPARPPANAAAGGGTSSGTAQDPEHSPLRSVHTGSFPQLLKQIASSVLVSTYQAGKLVVLREAEGKLNTHFRVYNRPMGLAADRSRLAIGTALAVEYYRNMPLVAARLEPAGRHDGAFLPRQLHVTGNIDVHEMAWAGDELWLVNTRFSCLCTLDGEHSFVPRWRPSFISGYAAEDRCHLNGLEVIDGKPRYVTALGTSDVAGGWRENKASGGVLIDVDSGEMICRGLSMPHSPRWYQDRLWVLESGNGSLATVDLDTGRVETVAELPGFTRGLTFYGPYALVGLSQVRESAVFSGISLTERVSERNCGVWIVDIRSGQVAGFLRFEDAVQEVFAVSILPGLRFPDVLAATDQAVGISYALPDEALKEVVQPPARNPHSGG, from the coding sequence ATGTTTGCCGGAGCCTGGCGTTTGCCCAACGGCCTCGATGCCGCCCAGCTGCTCTACCAGACCATTGTCGCCGACGCCCTCAAGGACAAGGACGGCAATCCGGTGGTGATCAAACCACCGGGCACGCGCCCGCCTGCGCCGGCCCCTCAGGCAGCTCCGGCATCAGCCGCCCGACCCGGGCAACCACAGCGCACGCCAACCACCACAGAGGCATCACCGCAACCAGCGGCTCGGCCTGGCGCACCGCAGCGCGCACCCGCCCGACCTCCGGCGAATGCGGCGGCCGGCGGCGGCACGTCTTCGGGCACGGCTCAGGACCCCGAGCATTCGCCGCTGCGCAGCGTGCACACCGGCAGTTTTCCGCAGCTTCTCAAGCAGATCGCCAGCTCGGTGCTGGTCAGCACCTATCAAGCCGGCAAGCTGGTCGTGCTGCGCGAAGCCGAGGGCAAACTCAATACCCATTTCCGCGTCTACAACCGGCCGATGGGCCTGGCCGCGGATCGCAGCCGACTGGCTATCGGCACCGCCCTGGCCGTCGAGTACTACCGCAACATGCCCCTGGTGGCCGCGCGACTGGAGCCGGCCGGGCGCCACGATGGCGCATTCCTGCCGCGCCAGCTGCACGTGACCGGCAATATCGATGTTCACGAGATGGCCTGGGCGGGCGATGAGCTGTGGCTGGTCAACACGCGTTTCTCGTGCCTGTGCACGCTTGACGGCGAGCACAGCTTCGTGCCGCGCTGGCGACCATCGTTCATCTCCGGCTACGCCGCCGAAGACCGCTGCCACCTCAACGGCCTGGAAGTCATCGACGGCAAGCCGCGTTACGTAACCGCGCTGGGGACCTCCGACGTTGCCGGCGGCTGGCGTGAGAACAAAGCCAGCGGCGGCGTGCTGATCGACGTCGACAGCGGCGAGATGATCTGCCGCGGTCTGTCCATGCCGCACTCGCCGCGCTGGTACCAGGACCGGCTGTGGGTGCTGGAATCGGGCAACGGCTCGCTGGCCACCGTCGACCTCGACACCGGGCGAGTCGAGACGGTTGCCGAGCTACCGGGTTTTACCCGCGGCCTGACCTTCTACGGCCCCTACGCGCTGGTCGGCCTGTCACAGGTGCGTGAGTCGGCGGTGTTTTCGGGCATCTCACTGACCGAGCGGGTCAGCGAGCGCAATTGCGGCGTATGGATTGTCGACATCCGCAGCGGCCAGGTAGCCGGGTTTCTGCGATTCGAGGACGCGGTTCAGGAAGTGTTTGCCGTCTCCATCCTGCCCGGACTGCGTTTCCCCGACGTGCTGGCCGCAACCGACCAGGCCGTCGGCATCAGCTATGCGCTGCCCGACGAGGCGCTCAAGGAGGTCGTCCAGCCCCCGGCCCGGAATCCGCACAGCGGCGGCTAG
- a CDS encoding serine/threonine protein kinase, with translation MKTPYANLGPDVVLAAIESIGYRTDGGLLALNSFENRVWQVGLDTAEPIIAKFYRPGRWSNAAIGEEHEFAAQLASADLSVVAPLVIDGQTLHEHAGYRFALFPRQGGHAPEPAHEPTLRTLGRALGRMHAVGASARFAHRPTISIERLGRNSMTELLEGDWIPAHLTTAFSSLAEHLLEAVEAAWARAGTLTFIRLHGDCHPGNILWRDDQAHFVDLDDCLSGPAIQDLWMLISGSRAERERQLDWLIGAYRMFYDFDPRELQLVEALRTLRMLHYQAWLARRWVDPAFPAAFPWFGESRHWEQVIGQLRDQLGELSEPPLNLDAG, from the coding sequence ATGAAGACACCTTACGCAAATCTCGGCCCCGATGTGGTACTGGCCGCGATCGAGTCGATCGGGTACCGCACCGACGGCGGCCTGCTGGCGCTCAACAGCTTTGAAAACCGGGTCTGGCAGGTTGGCCTGGACACGGCCGAACCGATCATTGCCAAATTCTATCGGCCCGGGCGCTGGAGCAATGCCGCAATCGGCGAAGAGCACGAGTTCGCCGCGCAACTGGCCTCAGCCGATCTGTCAGTGGTCGCACCCCTGGTGATCGACGGCCAGACGCTGCATGAACACGCCGGTTACCGCTTTGCGCTGTTCCCGCGGCAAGGCGGGCATGCGCCCGAGCCGGCCCACGAGCCGACGCTGCGCACACTCGGCCGCGCGCTGGGCCGCATGCACGCAGTCGGGGCGAGCGCCCGTTTCGCACACCGCCCGACGATCAGTATCGAGCGACTTGGCCGCAATTCGATGACCGAGCTGCTCGAGGGCGACTGGATTCCCGCCCATCTGACCACCGCTTTCTCCAGTCTGGCCGAACACCTTCTCGAAGCGGTAGAGGCCGCCTGGGCGCGCGCCGGCACCCTGACCTTCATTCGCCTGCACGGCGACTGTCATCCGGGCAACATTCTGTGGCGCGATGACCAGGCGCACTTCGTCGATCTCGACGACTGCCTGAGTGGCCCAGCCATTCAGGATCTCTGGATGCTGATCTCGGGCAGTCGCGCTGAACGGGAACGACAACTCGACTGGCTGATCGGAGCCTACCGCATGTTCTACGACTTCGACCCGCGCGAGCTGCAGCTGGTCGAGGCCCTGCGGACGCTGCGCATGCTGCACTACCAGGCCTGGCTGGCACGGCGCTGGGTAGACCCGGCCTTTCCGGCCGCCTTTCCCTGGTTTGGCGAATCACGGCACTGGGAACAGGTCATCGGGCAACTGCGCGATCAGCTCGGCGAACTGTCCGAGCCGCCGCTGAACCTTGACGCTGGCTGA
- a CDS encoding FAD-dependent oxidoreductase — translation MKTPGHLHFLESPRRNPPATSIPIRVRGWSEIYGQFDADSAADQSARCINCGNPYCEWKCPVHNYIPDWLRLVRQGRLFEAAELCHQTNALPEMCGRICPQDRLCEGACTLNDGLGAVTIGSVEKYITDEAVRQGWRPDLSKVKPTGKRVAIVGAGPAGLGCADRLARTGVNAHVFDRYPRIGGLLTYGIPPFKLEKQVVETRREIMEGMGIRFHLGVEIGRDRTLDDLLADHDAVFVGLGAYKYVSGNLPGERLDGVIESLPYLIGNITRVLGEPMAGFDFVSLEGKRVVVLGGGDTAMDCVRTAIRQGAYSVTCAYRRDEASMPGSRREVSNAKEEGVEFLFNRQPIEILGEDTVEGVRLVETRLGKAGADGRRRPEAVPGSEHRLPADAVVIAFGFRPDPPAWLREAGVQTCADGRLLVGGDGQLPYQTAHPRIFAGGDMVRGADLVVTAIYDGREAANSVLMQLGIRDDKSSLTACL, via the coding sequence ATGAAGACACCCGGTCATCTGCACTTTCTGGAAAGCCCGCGCAGGAATCCCCCGGCGACATCAATTCCGATTCGGGTGCGCGGCTGGAGCGAAATCTACGGCCAGTTCGACGCCGACAGCGCGGCCGACCAGTCGGCACGCTGCATCAATTGCGGCAATCCTTACTGCGAGTGGAAATGCCCGGTCCACAACTATATTCCCGACTGGCTCCGGCTGGTGCGCCAGGGGCGGCTGTTCGAGGCCGCGGAGCTGTGCCATCAGACCAATGCGCTGCCGGAGATGTGCGGACGCATCTGCCCGCAGGACCGGCTGTGCGAGGGTGCGTGCACGCTCAACGACGGGCTCGGTGCCGTGACCATCGGTTCGGTCGAAAAATACATCACCGACGAAGCGGTGCGCCAGGGCTGGCGGCCGGACCTGTCGAAAGTCAAGCCGACCGGCAAGCGCGTGGCCATCGTCGGCGCCGGACCGGCCGGGCTGGGCTGTGCCGACCGGCTCGCGCGAACCGGCGTGAATGCCCACGTGTTCGACCGATACCCGCGCATTGGTGGTCTGCTGACCTACGGCATTCCACCGTTCAAGCTTGAAAAGCAGGTCGTCGAAACGCGGCGCGAGATCATGGAGGGCATGGGCATCCGCTTTCATCTCGGCGTCGAGATCGGTCGCGATCGCACGCTCGACGATCTCCTGGCTGACCATGACGCGGTTTTTGTCGGCCTCGGGGCGTACAAGTACGTCTCCGGCAATCTTCCCGGTGAGCGGCTCGACGGCGTGATCGAGTCGCTACCCTACCTGATCGGCAATATCACCCGGGTGCTGGGCGAGCCGATGGCCGGGTTCGACTTTGTCAGTCTCGAAGGCAAGCGGGTCGTCGTGCTCGGTGGCGGCGACACCGCCATGGACTGTGTGCGCACCGCCATACGCCAGGGCGCCTATTCGGTCACCTGCGCCTACCGCCGCGACGAGGCCAGCATGCCCGGCAGCCGACGAGAGGTCAGCAACGCCAAGGAGGAAGGCGTCGAGTTCCTGTTCAACCGGCAGCCGATCGAGATTCTCGGCGAGGACACCGTGGAGGGTGTCCGGCTGGTCGAAACCCGTCTTGGCAAGGCCGGTGCAGACGGACGGCGCCGGCCCGAAGCCGTGCCGGGCAGCGAGCACAGACTTCCGGCCGACGCGGTGGTGATCGCCTTCGGCTTTCGGCCCGACCCGCCGGCGTGGCTGCGCGAGGCCGGCGTCCAAACCTGCGCCGACGGCCGCCTGCTCGTCGGCGGGGACGGGCAGCTCCCCTATCAGACGGCGCACCCCAGGATCTTTGCCGGCGGCGATATGGTGCGCGGCGCTGACCTGGTGGTTACCGCCATCTACGACGGTCGTGAAGCCGCCAACAGTGTGCTGATGCAGCTCGGGATTCGAGACGACAAGTCATCGCTGACCGCTTGCCTCTAG
- the gltB gene encoding glutamate synthase large subunit, with translation MKQLHHPDFEKDSCGFGLIARLDGQADHDTVADAIQALVRLTHRGAVAPDGKTGDGCGLLLNLPQAFLRHVAGEAGLCLAETFGVGMVFLSTETARAQRQRDLIEQHLAARALPVAGWRRVPVDPQALGATARATLPVIEQLFVNAPDEVEPAEFDRRLFVARRRCEQAMDEAGCYIASLSARTIAYKGMVMPESLAMLYPDLADGRLRSTAAVFHQRFSTNTLPRWELAQPFRLLAHNGEINTIRGNRNWTRARRRLLASPVLAELENLDPPVSLHGSDSCSLDNMLELLVAGGMPLPQAVRICIPPAWQTADNLDADLRAFHEFFSFHQEGWDGPAGLVLNDGRFVVCALDRNGLRPARWTLTDERRLIVASETGVVDVDHARVTARGRLGPGQILVADLDRNRLLDTRAVDDVLKQLHPWQDWLKAGVKYLDSELVDAHMAAEPFDSDTLATYQKMFNLSREERREVIQVLAETQSEAIGSMGDDTPMPVLSTRLRSLYDNFRQQFAQVTNPPIDSLREHIVMSLETGIGRKGNVFTPSPALADRVVLNSPVLSQRKLRQLINTPQFGLPSEFLDLNVPVDEPWPEALARLCRQAEQAVREGKLIVLISDRYLKRDHLPLHALLATGAIHHHLLETGQRPLCNLIVETGTARDPHHFACLIGFGATAVYPYLVYQTLHAMATAGEIDNPHDEAMQLGRAFRRGIRKGLFKIMSKMGISTISSYRGAQLFEIVGLADEVVERCFPGAISRIQGATLADLRHDQRMLARWAWDLNVPIEHGGLYRHVEGGEYHAWNPDVVTALHRAVQHADSEAWREFSRLVNEREPTTLRDLLALCSDHAPIAIDRVEPIEAILPRFDSAGMSLGALSPEAHEALAVAMNRLGGRSNSGEGGEDPARYGTEKSSKIKQVASGRFGVTAHYLVNAEVIQIKIAQGAKPGEGGQLPGHKVNPLIARLRHARPGVGLISPPPHHDIYSIEDLAQLIFDLKQVNPEALVSVKLVAEPGIGTIAAGVVKAYADLITVSGYDGGTGASPLTSVKYAGAPWELGVAEVRQVLMANQLRGQVRIQADGGLKTGLDVVKAAILGAESFGFGTAPMIAIGCKYLRICHLNNCATGVATQNETLRRHHFIGLPEMVMNYFRFVAEDVRALLARLGVQRLDAIIGRTEFLERIDGLTGRQQQLDLAGLLDNTGLPHDAQRFCMVDRNPPHDQARLAARIERDTAEAVADGTGGRFSYTIRNSDRSVGARLSGAIARRWRDQPPGDRALRLDFGGTAGQSFGAFNAAGLELTLTGDANDYVGKGMAGGRIVLRPPEDIGYSAAEAPIAGNTCLYGATGGELFAHGSVGERFAVRNSGAIAVVEGTGDHCCEYMTGGVVVVLGRTGINFGAGMTGGFAYVLDADRGFVDRYNHELIDILHIAPDSMENHVHHLRGLIMRHHELTGSELAAQVLDDFRRLLPKFWLVKPKAAELQGLIASLKNAA, from the coding sequence TTGAAACAGCTGCATCACCCTGATTTCGAGAAAGATTCCTGCGGTTTCGGGCTGATTGCCCGGCTCGACGGCCAGGCCGATCACGACACCGTCGCCGATGCCATCCAGGCGCTGGTGCGCCTGACCCACCGTGGCGCGGTAGCGCCCGACGGCAAGACTGGTGACGGCTGCGGCCTGCTGCTCAATCTGCCGCAGGCGTTTCTGCGCCATGTCGCCGGTGAGGCCGGGCTGTGCCTGGCCGAAACGTTTGGCGTCGGCATGGTGTTTCTGTCGACCGAAACGGCCCGGGCGCAGCGGCAGCGTGACCTGATCGAGCAGCATCTCGCCGCCCGGGCTTTGCCCGTGGCCGGCTGGCGACGCGTGCCGGTCGACCCCCAGGCCCTCGGTGCCACGGCGCGCGCCACCCTGCCGGTCATCGAGCAGCTGTTTGTCAACGCACCAGACGAGGTCGAGCCGGCGGAGTTCGACCGTCGGCTGTTCGTGGCCCGGCGCCGCTGCGAGCAGGCGATGGACGAGGCGGGTTGTTACATCGCCAGCCTGTCGGCACGCACCATCGCCTACAAGGGCATGGTCATGCCCGAGTCTCTGGCAATGCTCTACCCGGACCTGGCCGACGGACGGCTCCGGTCGACCGCGGCCGTGTTTCACCAGCGCTTCTCGACCAACACCCTCCCTCGCTGGGAACTGGCTCAGCCGTTTCGGCTGCTGGCCCACAACGGCGAGATCAACACCATCCGCGGCAACCGGAACTGGACCCGGGCCCGGCGCAGGCTGCTGGCCTCGCCGGTGCTCGCGGAACTGGAGAACCTCGACCCGCCAGTCAGCCTGCACGGCTCGGACTCCTGTTCGCTCGACAACATGCTCGAACTGCTCGTCGCCGGCGGCATGCCGCTGCCGCAGGCAGTGCGCATCTGCATTCCCCCCGCCTGGCAGACTGCCGACAACCTCGACGCCGATCTGCGTGCCTTCCACGAGTTTTTCAGCTTCCACCAGGAGGGCTGGGACGGCCCCGCCGGCCTGGTGCTCAATGACGGCCGCTTCGTGGTCTGCGCGCTCGACCGCAACGGCCTGCGGCCGGCGCGCTGGACGCTGACCGACGAGCGGCGCCTGATCGTCGCATCGGAAACCGGCGTCGTCGATGTCGACCATGCCCGGGTGACGGCGCGTGGCCGGCTCGGCCCGGGCCAGATCCTGGTGGCCGACTTAGACAGGAACCGGCTGCTCGACACGCGTGCGGTCGACGATGTGCTCAAGCAACTGCACCCCTGGCAGGATTGGCTCAAGGCGGGCGTGAAGTACCTCGACTCCGAGCTGGTCGATGCGCATATGGCGGCCGAACCCTTTGACAGCGACACCCTGGCGACTTACCAGAAGATGTTCAACCTGTCGCGCGAGGAGCGGCGCGAAGTGATCCAGGTACTGGCCGAAACCCAGTCCGAGGCCATCGGCTCGATGGGTGACGACACGCCCATGCCAGTGCTGTCGACTCGCCTGCGCTCCCTCTACGACAACTTCCGCCAGCAGTTTGCGCAGGTCACCAACCCGCCCATCGACAGCTTGCGCGAGCATATCGTGATGTCGCTGGAAACCGGCATCGGTCGCAAGGGCAACGTGTTCACGCCGTCTCCGGCGCTGGCCGACCGCGTGGTGCTCAACTCGCCCGTTCTGTCGCAACGCAAACTCAGGCAACTGATCAACACGCCGCAGTTCGGGCTGCCTTCGGAATTCCTCGATCTCAATGTGCCGGTCGACGAACCCTGGCCGGAGGCCCTGGCGCGGCTTTGCCGTCAGGCCGAGCAGGCCGTGCGCGAAGGAAAGCTGATCGTGCTGATCTCGGATCGCTATCTCAAACGCGATCACCTGCCGCTGCATGCGCTGCTGGCAACCGGCGCGATACACCATCACCTGCTCGAAACCGGTCAGCGCCCGCTGTGCAACCTGATTGTCGAGACCGGCACGGCGCGCGACCCGCACCACTTTGCCTGCCTGATCGGTTTCGGCGCCACGGCCGTCTACCCGTATCTCGTCTATCAGACCCTGCATGCCATGGCCACGGCCGGGGAGATCGACAATCCACACGATGAAGCAATGCAGCTCGGTCGCGCCTTCCGCCGCGGCATTCGCAAGGGACTGTTCAAGATCATGTCCAAAATGGGCATCTCGACGATTTCCAGCTACCGCGGCGCCCAGCTGTTCGAGATCGTCGGCCTGGCCGACGAGGTCGTCGAGCGCTGCTTTCCGGGCGCGATCAGCCGCATCCAGGGTGCCACGCTCGCCGATCTGCGGCACGATCAGCGCATGCTGGCGCGCTGGGCCTGGGATCTGAATGTGCCGATCGAGCACGGCGGCCTGTACCGTCATGTCGAGGGCGGCGAGTATCACGCCTGGAACCCGGACGTGGTCACGGCGCTGCACCGCGCCGTACAGCACGCCGACAGCGAGGCCTGGCGCGAATTCAGTCGCCTGGTCAACGAGCGCGAACCGACCACCTTGCGCGACCTGCTGGCGCTGTGCTCCGACCATGCACCGATTGCGATCGACCGGGTTGAGCCGATCGAGGCCATCCTGCCGCGCTTCGATTCGGCCGGCATGAGCCTGGGCGCATTGTCGCCCGAAGCGCACGAGGCACTGGCGGTGGCGATGAACCGCCTGGGCGGCCGATCGAACTCCGGCGAAGGCGGCGAGGATCCGGCCCGCTACGGCACAGAGAAATCCTCAAAGATCAAACAGGTTGCCTCGGGTCGATTCGGCGTCACGGCGCACTACCTGGTCAACGCCGAGGTCATCCAGATCAAGATCGCCCAGGGCGCCAAGCCCGGCGAAGGCGGCCAGCTGCCCGGTCACAAGGTCAATCCGCTGATCGCGCGACTGCGTCATGCCCGGCCCGGCGTGGGGCTGATCTCGCCGCCACCGCATCACGACATCTACTCGATCGAGGACCTCGCCCAGCTGATTTTCGATCTCAAGCAGGTCAACCCCGAAGCGCTGGTCTCGGTCAAGCTGGTTGCCGAGCCGGGCATCGGCACGATTGCTGCGGGCGTGGTCAAGGCCTACGCCGATCTGATCACGGTGTCCGGCTACGACGGCGGCACCGGGGCCAGCCCGCTGACCTCGGTCAAGTATGCCGGCGCACCGTGGGAGCTCGGCGTTGCCGAGGTGCGCCAGGTGCTGATGGCCAACCAGCTTAGAGGTCAGGTGCGAATCCAGGCGGACGGCGGGCTGAAGACGGGACTGGACGTGGTCAAGGCCGCCATACTCGGCGCCGAGAGTTTCGGCTTCGGTACCGCGCCGATGATCGCAATCGGGTGCAAGTATCTGCGCATCTGTCACCTCAATAACTGCGCCACCGGCGTTGCGACCCAGAACGAGACGCTGCGCAGGCACCATTTCATCGGCCTGCCCGAGATGGTGATGAACTATTTCCGCTTTGTGGCCGAAGACGTGCGTGCCCTGCTGGCACGGCTGGGTGTGCAGCGACTCGATGCCATCATCGGCCGCACCGAGTTCCTTGAGCGCATCGACGGGTTGACCGGGCGGCAGCAGCAGCTCGATCTGGCAGGGCTGCTCGACAATACCGGCCTCCCGCACGACGCGCAGCGCTTCTGCATGGTCGATCGCAATCCGCCGCACGACCAGGCGCGCCTGGCCGCTCGCATCGAGCGCGACACGGCCGAAGCCGTGGCCGACGGTACCGGCGGGCGATTCAGCTATACCATTCGCAACTCGGATCGCTCGGTCGGCGCCCGCCTGTCCGGGGCGATCGCCCGGCGCTGGCGCGACCAGCCCCCGGGGGATCGGGCGCTACGGCTCGACTTCGGGGGTACGGCCGGGCAGAGCTTCGGGGCGTTCAACGCCGCCGGGCTGGAGTTGACGCTGACCGGAGACGCCAATGACTACGTCGGCAAGGGCATGGCCGGTGGGCGCATCGTGCTGCGCCCACCCGAGGATATTGGCTACAGCGCCGCCGAAGCCCCGATTGCCGGCAACACCTGCCTGTACGGCGCAACCGGCGGTGAGCTGTTCGCCCACGGCAGCGTCGGCGAGCGGTTCGCGGTTCGCAACTCCGGCGCGATCGCCGTCGTCGAGGGCACCGGTGACCACTGCTGCGAGTACATGACCGGCGGAGTCGTCGTCGTGCTGGGACGAACCGGTATCAATTTCGGCGCCGGCATGACTGGCGGATTCGCCTATGTCCTCGACGCCGATCGCGGGTTTGTCGACCGCTACAACCACGAACTGATCGACATTCTGCATATCGCGCCCGACAGCATGGAAAACCACGTCCATCACTTGCGTGGCCTGATCATGCGCCATCACGAACTGACCGGCAGCGAGCTGGCCGCACAGGTACTCGACGACTTCCGTCGTCTGCTGCCGAAGTTCTGGCTGGTCAAGCCGAAGGCCGCCGAACTCCAAGGACTGATCGCCTCGCTGAAGAACGCGGCATGA
- the grxD gene encoding Grx4 family monothiol glutaredoxin — protein sequence MSLEPAVREQIETQIASHKVVLYMKGSPKMPQCGFSARTAGILDELLDGDYASFNVLEDESIREGIKAYGSWPTIPQLYVEGELVGGCDIVIEMYNNGELHELFGLEKPDRTPPDIGITDAAAEKIREFLDAYPGNHLHFAVDAGWEAQFQVGPKQGHEIETEANGITVLMDLASAQRARGAMIDWVETLDGEGLKLDLPSAPAPVRSMKPDELQTRLNAGERLLVIDTRNESDRRDRPLDLARPLDADLMAELGSADRNLPLVFVCKVGETSQQYAEHYRKQGYTQVYNLEGGVRALLG from the coding sequence ATGAGTCTTGAGCCCGCCGTTCGCGAACAGATCGAAACCCAAATCGCCTCTCACAAGGTGGTGCTCTACATGAAGGGCAGCCCGAAGATGCCGCAATGCGGGTTCTCGGCCCGTACAGCCGGCATTCTGGACGAGCTGCTCGACGGCGACTACGCCAGCTTCAACGTGCTCGAGGACGAGTCGATTCGTGAAGGCATCAAGGCCTACGGCAGCTGGCCCACCATTCCTCAGCTCTATGTCGAGGGCGAGCTGGTCGGCGGCTGCGATATCGTCATCGAGATGTACAACAACGGCGAGTTGCACGAGCTGTTCGGTCTGGAAAAGCCCGATCGCACGCCGCCCGACATCGGGATCACCGATGCCGCAGCCGAGAAGATCCGCGAGTTTCTCGATGCCTATCCCGGCAATCACCTGCATTTCGCCGTCGATGCCGGCTGGGAGGCGCAGTTCCAGGTCGGACCGAAGCAGGGTCACGAGATCGAAACCGAGGCCAATGGCATCACCGTGCTGATGGATCTGGCGTCCGCCCAGCGGGCACGCGGGGCGATGATTGACTGGGTCGAGACCCTGGACGGTGAGGGGCTCAAGCTTGACCTGCCGTCTGCGCCGGCGCCGGTCCGATCGATGAAACCGGATGAGCTGCAAACGCGCCTCAATGCCGGAGAGCGACTGCTGGTCATCGATACCCGCAACGAGAGCGATCGCAGGGACCGGCCGCTGGACCTGGCCCGGCCGCTGGATGCTGACCTGATGGCCGAGCTTGGCAGCGCCGACCGCAATCTGCCGCTGGTGTTTGTCTGCAAGGTCGGCGAAACCAGCCAGCAGTATGCCGAGCACTATCGCAAGCAGGGCTACACCCAGGTCTATAACCTCGAAGGCGGGGTCAGGGCGTTGCTGGGCTGA